Part of the Quercus robur chromosome 5, dhQueRobu3.1, whole genome shotgun sequence genome, CGAGAGAAAAAGTTGGCAAAAGAAGTAAGATGGTAAGTAAAATTAGTTTGCAAGTCCTGAGACGAATCAagctaattaaaaatactacctgCTAAGACGAGTTAGActacatgaaaaatatgtattctcgACATGGACGAGTTAAAGCTGGAGTTAAAATAGCTTAGCAGCATTCGTCCATGCAAAGAAAGTGAAGTCACtcgtccatgcaaagaaaatgaaatcactcgtccatgaaaagaaaataaaacttcattcaaagggtggacatcctacgtccaaaaacccttgaTTAGTTTGAAAAGCAGAAATAGTATACTTAAAAAACCCGTCCTAAAACCATGGACGAGTATAATGTATTCTTGTTACATAAAGAAGGTCCAAAAACAATggaccaaatacaaaaaaaaaaaaaaaaaagagaaagaaagccaCTAAGGTTAAAAGTCTCGTCCTAAGAAGGGGGAGCATTCACAACTGGTTCGTCCTGAGGCTGGGTACTAGCGTCGTCTTCCACGTTGACGTCATCAGAGCCAGTTTGGAGAAGAGAGCTTGTGGCAGCAGCAAGGTTAAGCTTGATTGCGCTAAAGTCAACTTCAGGGAAGTTCTCAATAGCGTCCATTCTGAAATCTTCAAAACCAGCTGCATAATTGCGATCCAAAGTGTCTGTATATGCTTTGGACGACTTGAACTCAGCCACAGCGTCCTCTTTTGCCTTGGAGAGACGAGCATTCAATTCATCGTTCATCTTCTGCAAGTGATCAATGCGCGTATCCTTCTCCACTGCATCCGTCCTTAGCTCCTCAATCATCTTGTTACGTTCCTTGATCTCGTCCTTAGCTTTTTCAGCAGCCCCAGCCCATTTCTTACAGTCAGCGTTCACCTCCTGAATCCTTGTCTCCAACAAGACTCTCGTCTTGTCCAGCTCCGTTGCCTGTCTAGACGCTGCTATAAACTTTGACATGGCCTATGAATAGACAGAACAACATAGAATGATTAAATGAGGAAAAGTTGCTAACTGAACAAGGACGAGAGATACTGGCATACCTTGAAGAGGTCATGGACGCCTGAATGCTCAAATTCCTTCAAGCCCATATTATAGCACATGTTTATATCCTCGTCCTTGACGGCTATCTGGAAACGTTCCCAAGCCAGGTCTTCATTTGCAATGATATTCGTAGAAGGCTGGGACAAGCCAGGCGTAGTAAATTTGGCCAAAGGAGTTCTGGGAGGAGTCTTGGACGGAGTGGACTCAACTGGAGTGGACGAGTCCACATCGACTATCTGGACGGCAGGCTGAGGCTGGGGTGGTTTGGACTTGACCACCTTGGACGAGCCTTGTTTAACCCTTTTGTCTCTTCGACTGGGGAGCCCTTCCAGGTCAATGTTCTTAGGCAAGAATTTCCTTTTGTCCCCAGCCGTTGGACGTGTCTGACCCTCAGGACGATCCTGGGCCTGACCCTCAGGACGTTTCCCCTCTCCTGCGATCTCCTTCCCTCTGTTCTCTTTCATTGTTGACATTCTTAGGACGAGATGAACAAATGAGGAATGtatacataaaaaagaaaaagaaagggaggtttagctaaaaacttactttttcgcACAGTAACTTCGTGGGCGATAGCTTCGTCTGAAGGCTCAAGACCTAAACCCCACTTGGCTAGACGTCTAAGCGTGACAAGAGAATGAAAGCTCCTATTTGTGTGTAGACGAGCCCTGTGGACGCGGTCACGGTGAAATTTGCTCAAGGACGGACGTTTGGCAGCTACAACACAATGAACAAACAAAGGTTAGAAATTGTAAATGTACCAAATAGGAGTAAGAATAAAAATAGACAAGGGGAAAGGACGTACCTTctggacgaaggttccctaggTCCCCAGTGTAAGGGGGAAAGGGATCCCTGCCAACGTCCACAGGGTTCCCTACCCAGAAGCCTGAAACAAAAATGAACTCCGTCTTCCACTTCCTATCAGACGAAGCTAGGGACTTGATCAACCTACAATCATTCCCCCTAGCAGTAAACTGATAAAAACCTTCAAATTGACTTATGGCAGaaggtttataacaataaaggaactcgtccactgtaagaggacggtccccaccaaaaacttccctccacaaaatttgcatggagaTAATTAATCTCCATGCGTTAGGATTGAATTGACAAACACCTAAACCTAACTTGACTAATAACTCTCTAGCGAaggcatttaaaggaaacctaagACCACCTAAGAAGTAAGATTCATAGACGCCTATTCCAAAACGGGGCTCACAACACCACTCTCCACGGACGGGCAGCCTAGGGTTAAACTCGTCCGGGATTTGATACCAGGATTTAAGGCTACCTAACCTTTGTTCGTCCGTCTTAGAATGGACGCCTACAACGCAACTAAAGACGGTCTCTACCTCATCCGTAGGATTGGACAGAGAACCAGCTTGAGAGCCAGAAGCTCTCCTAAGCTGTCCTTGGACGACCTCAATAGGGTGCCCAGGGGCCCCAGAAGAGTAGTTCTCGTCCGTGCTTCCTCCACTCTCATCACTAGCACTGCTAGAGCTAGACCTATCACTAGTGTCCTCACAGTACTCGTCTATAGCCTTATTAAGGCTATCAGTAGACGAGGAAGCAACAGACATCTCTAACAAGAAACTTAAACCTACAGACGAGGAGAAGAAGAGTACCTGGCTCTAGACGGAAGAAGACTCTAGACGCAGAGAACTCCTAGATGAGGCTCTAGACGATGgatgtcaaggaagaaaatCTCTGGAATGAGGAGGGTTAAGGGGGgcattccactatttataggatGTTGACCTGGGTAATCGAAACGACCCAACCAATACGGAAGCAACACGTGGCATCTACCTCGGAAAAATAAATCGACGAAATCAGTCTCCAATAAGAAAATGACACGTGGTGCAGTAATTATTAACCAATTGTGTCCAAGAACGTTCAACCCTTTGGACGACTCACATggacgagggggcaactgatggtgtcacaaataAGCCAAGTCCATGactcgtccatatgtctcgtccaacgaAAGAAGCTACATATGGCGAACCTCGTCCATATATGGACGAGCAGTACCTAGGGAATCTACTTATCATTTACAAAGGATAAGCCTTCCAAGATGGTTTCGTCCATCTTTACtaaggatggacgagttcatcggccCGTCCAACCCCTAGgtaacttccacagcggttatggaagttacccccaattctccggactcctcgacattgggaacggttaccaaacagataaccgttccacacacacactatataaggcttcttcgatgaagggTAAGGGGGCGAGAGACAATTTcacttttgagaaaatatttcttcgttacagagagttcaaagtaactaacttgatcatcggaggatttttggccggtccccaccggtcccctctgattctgtGTTCTTTGTATTACAGGAGATAGTCCAAAGATCAACGTTCGAGTCTTGTCAACCCACTGATATCCAAAGAATTATCAAACACTATAGTCAATGAAAAGTGCATATTAGTGAGTAACAGTCACagaatgaaaaagataaaagttagctccttaccatgcccaaataTAGTTTGTTGTCGAGGACGAGTTCATTCTTCCTTATATTCTTTATTTCGGCCATATCTTTTGGGAGCAATAAGGCTTCTTCTATGGCCGAGGCTACGTGACACCCTATGCCGTCGTTAAAGTCCCTTATAGATGCATCATCTCGTAGGGGCTCTCCACCGTGCATAGGTGCTGGCAACCATGCTTGTGGTTCAGGATGTTGGGAATCAGATTTCTCTTGGCCCCGCGCGGCCTAATGCTtggttttctgctgctttgcagctCGTTGGGCATCCTCCTCTCGAGTTGGACAAGACTTGCTCGTGTCTGCCACCCCCTTGCCCTTTTGTTCCCTGCGCCTTTTCTGCTCGGCAACGTTAGGAAACGCTGGTTGTGATGATGGCCGAGGAGGTTGACGAGGAGCAGGAGAAGGAGATCTAGCTGGAAGAGATGAAGCCTGGGATGGTATTGATTTTGCAGGCGCACTCTTTCCCGGCTGACCTTCCATCAGCTCCAGCAAGCTTTTCTGGGGTTTTCTTTGTATCCCCATCTCGACAGGATCTTCCTCGAGGCTTATGGGTTGATTAAAAATCCCGAAATCGTCCGGGGACTCAGGGACTGCTACAACCTCTTCCTcgcctttcttcttttcctttctcccttttatttccttttccctAAGGGTAGGTAGGGATGACGAAGTTCCTGTCGAGATGCTGGCTACGAAAAGAGGCTCTGTGCGAGGTGTGTACTGGGGAAGCGGAATACCCTCTGGAACAATGAACCCTTCATAGGAAACACTGATACGGTGAAGCCGAGGATCGCAGGCTCTAATCACGCACTTCGGCGCctgaaaagcaaaagaaatggGGGTATAGCCGAGAATTAAGTGTGCTGCCTGGAGCTGACCGTCAGCCTTGTTCACGTATATTTCGGCTTTCAATAATTTATCCAGGCTCTCCTTATTGACTAACCTAAGATTGGGCTTTGTGTAGCGTCTATCTGCAAAACCGTTGAGTCGAGAGTGAAAATTGTTGGAGACAAAAacgattaaaaagaaaaaagtaaacgAAATGTGTTCGCGAGCTAAATATTATAGATTTGTGACTACGCGCCCACTTGGTGTTCCCTCTACTGTCGAGCAAGGCAGaccatcgtgccattccccagagAGAATAAGGAAATCCTCCTTTAGGTTCTTGTTTGAAGTGGGAAGGCACTGAATCAGCCTTACCTCAGGATATCTCGACTTGAGATAATACCCCTGACCGGTTAGGTGATGAAGgttgtacacccaattcacaTCATAATGGGTTAACTTTAGGTCCATTCTCTTATTCAAAGCGTCTATACTTCCCAGgaccctaaacatgtttggagcacACTGGGTGGGGGATAGCCTAAAGAAGTTGAGGTAACTCCTAGTAATATTACCCATGGGGATAGTCATCCCGCcctctataaaggcaatcatgggaataactACTTCCCCAGTTTGTCTGGCATCAGCCCATTCCCCTTGGGCTGCGTACCTTATCCCTACCGTTGAAGGGATTTTATACTTAGAGCGAAAGTTTCTAATACCCTCCTCAGACTCAACAAAACATCGAAATGGATTCTTTTGTTTCCCCATTTTTCTAAAAGACTTAGCAGAAAAGACTGTTGGGTTTGaaataaaagtggtaaaaacttCGAGAAGACTTACAGGTTCAAAGGAAGGACCTCGGACAAAGTACGATTATTTGTAGTCGCCAGGAAAATAACGAAAATAGAGAAAGGCAGGTTCAATATATGAACTCTGGAACCACGTAATCATCGAAGGTAAAGTACAGGGTTAATTTGAGAATGCCTTTATAGTCATATAAGGATTGTGAGCGGTAAAATTCCCGCTCACAAAACAAGGGAGGCCTTCTGCCGTTTGATTTAAATCTCACCGTCGAACGTGGGAGACAAGGGcgttgccaaaatttaatgctgccaAAATCGAGATGCTGAAGCGTCAGGGGCATGCCCCAAAACACGCATAGGTATGGGCTTATGACGTCAAAATCCACCTTCTCtcccgaggagtcgaaaagtaggattttgaggggctattgtgggggcctgTTGAGGTCAGGATcgttgggcctatggcccatccgaggatgtatatccgtccgaggaggccaAGTCAGGTCATAAGGCAATTACCGAAGGGGGGTGGTAGTCAATATCACGAAAGTAGAGTTCCGTATTCGACCGAGGACAccatactcctcggcagtatgcGTCCAAGGACGATCAGGACGCAGTCTTGTTACAAACGGACCTCGGAATTATGTCACCACTGAAGATGGGATaacagaccaagggtaagaaagaaaagacaaacaaatatctataattacagctgcctccgcattaattacctctcaaccaactctctggccgcattaatgtggaggtgatacctgaacagtaaggaggcagccttacagctgcccataggaagttccaggaggtgctagatgggacagaaagaaatcccccgaacccaacctacacgtgtgtggtgaggatggaacacagaaggtggtatataaactgaaagaagaacatgcaaGAAAGAGATcggaacaaaaaaaagaaagaaagaaagcatagactgaaaaagaagaacataaaaaagcaaaagaactgTATCGATTACCAAAACAAAACGATCGTTGTGCCAGCTCTGAGCCTTCAATATACGTGAGGGCGAATCTTTTCATTACAcaaaagttaatctagttcttaacacccacgctctacaaattatattgtttgggcctatttacgtgcgaacccagtatcgttttgggtcgttacaaatcgagtccttacataagtaattatgaaaaatgtatcaaaaaaagtaattacaaaaaaagttaaatgtcattagatttttttttttttaatttactagTATTTACCACAAAATTTGATGGTGAGGCCAAAAGTGAtattaaattatgaaaaaatgacattttaatgggtgttaattaaattaagtgGACAATTGCTGAGAGTCTTATATCTCAAATGCTACCTCTTGCTATTACTAATATAGatatttagaattcaaatctcCCACCCCAATTatgaatatattaaaaaacaatttaagcGGATAACTATTAagagtcttgtagctcaaatGCTACCTCTTGATATTTCTAATATagatatttaaaattcaaatccccCATTCCAATTAtcagtatattaaaaaaaaaaaaaaaagcagataACTAAGAGTCTTGTAGTTCAATAATATGATTGATTTCCTTTATGTGGAGAAACAAGATTCAAGTCTCCCCTCTACCTTAGATTCACTTTTTGGAACTCAAAAGGCACACACAAACGCCTATGGAACAACAATGCTAAGACCACAATATATTGgtttttaaaccccttaaaaccacaatcagattaacctaggtaattagccaagtgattacttagtccaaattacaagtctaggttatcacaatcaaacaatcatattatgcatagcagcggaaagataaataatacaacgatatgataacccagaaaaaccaaaccggtaaaaaacctggggaggatttaacctagctatcctcaaggtaaaaagcaaatccactagaaagaatcgaagttcatacaataagacttacaagcccccacgctcaacttcttattgctaccaactagtagaacttactgacacgactacgtgcaagctccgaatccacggactccttctttctttggcttttgcaaaacacaaacacccctatttgtgactttgagatcccactcaaaggtttagcaacacaaactctcctgtttgtgactccaagaccacccttgaaggtttagatcatcaacaccttttatgagaagagaaggcagcaacttctacaataccggatcttgagattcttcaaaaaatagcaccggtagaagacataagagagttttttaggaacaaaaccctaaatacaaaagaggcacactcttttctctctaaaaagccacacaaaaacgtgcttagggtttcctttatatactgggagaagtagattagaaaccctaatcctaaatgggcttgaactgttgtttgggtttaattaaaattctgcagatacgactttcgatcgatcgagcctgtctttcaatcgatcgaaccagacagattatgaaatcttcttcctgcagcttgtatgttcttgaatcttgacttgaatcaccttgagcattgtctaataatatctatagactctaagatctaaatctagacaagtttgtgttcacgatttgccaattgttctaaacttttagaacttAACACAATAGATTATATAACTTTTAACACAACACACCACTTAGCACAATAGATTATACAACTTCCGGCACAACTCACCAAGTGGCAAAAAGTTGTGTTCATAGCATTTTTTCCTATGGAATACCTATGGATTTAGGATAATTATATTGTAATGATATGTGGTGAGTTGTAGCAAAACTAGTGTAATTTGTTatgattttagtattttttttttcctatgaaaTACCTATGGATTTAGGATAATTATATTGTAATTATATAGTTTAGTGGTTAAACAAAGTTCTTATTTCTGTTTTCTACCATGTAGTTAGGGGTTGAAGAGGAGGTGGTATTAGACCATGTATCGGGTGTATGTATCATCCCACCTCAATGTGAAAGAGGCAATACATGCATTGAATGCATAGTATATCTTcttatgaaagaaaaatatagatGTATGTTGTCGTCCATGGACCCAACTTTAATTACACGTTAGAAGGGCCTTACATGtcctttttcaatttaaaatgttCACTTACAAGGTCATTGGGGGCAAACTTCTTGTACAATTGGGTCTCAACTGTGTTTGGGATGGTCGCATTTCGGCCTAGACAAGCCGAGCGAGTCAGGCAATTTATGGGTCTGAATGTCTGATGAATGATTTTGTGGATGGTTAGGAACTACAGTCactggatatatatatatatatatatatattttttttttggtaaaagggaAATATTATTAAACACAAGAGAAGTAACTACATATCAACAGAAGCCACACTGGCAGCAACAAGTCTACAATAGTACAAACCATTAATGTCCTTAGCTAATACAGTCACTGGATATTTTCTCAAAGATCCCATGCAAATGCCAAGGCTATAACGTGCCAAACCTAAAAGTAAAAATGTGGCTatcaagtaaataaaataaaataaatttggcCACCAGCTTTTTAAAAGCATAGTTGAACGGTAAAAATAAGATGTACAGAAGTCAAGAAAAGTGAGCTTAATAATGGTGGATGACTCACATGGCGTGTCCTATTTCATCATTACACTAGGCAAAGTACTCTCTCTTTTATTCCTCCTCTTTTCGTTTGCTCTGTATAGTGTAGACTATTGAACATAATGGAGAGGAATcttccaagtaaaaaaaaaaaaagccaataaactaaaatcaaacaaagatGAATTATTCGGTCCTACGAGTAAAAGCAATTCCAAGGACGAAGATTCATAGTTCATACAACTTTCCATAACTCTTCAACTTTAACTATAATAGTGTTTCTCTTCAATTATTGtcactctattttttttctctctcaaactgAGCACACACAAAGTTTTTTCTACCACCAAATCGTTCAAGCCTACTCGCATCCTCAAGGTCCTATCTATTCTCTTATGCAATGTTTTGTGTGAATCTctgttttatttctttctttcattctttttatatttatttatatgtttcgATTTCTCTTTTGGATGATGAGAAAGCAGAGGGAAAGGGGAGGAGGAACATAcagattttttttcctgggctttgacctttttgttttatagtatCTGATTTTGTCTAGTCTTATACGAACTGTGATTGTTAAATTACAAACACAGAGGATGCTTTTGTAATGATTTAACGTAAATAAATTTCTGCataaataataatcataataccGTGAGTTATCcactttgtttaaaaaataaacaaacaaaaaaatgttgaattcaCTGAAAATAGAGGATGTGAATGCCCAGCAAGGCTAGGATCACTGACGCtggcttgtttttttttttttttttttttccttactattatttttttaacaaaattaaatggtGTGAGGTAATTAGCAAATTGGGTGTAGTTGAAAGATTGTTGTGacctttgtttattttattaatgtcTTTCGTCTCTCTTTCACATACTcgcaaacaaaagaaaaaataatagtcATTCCTTTATTAAAAAAGCAATTATATAATAGGAATTGaatcatgtgttgtttctaaGATATTTTTGAGCATTACAATCACTACTGCAAATTCATTTCTCAAATCCATAAGCTTTCACTTTATACACGTCCATCTCTTTTATTCTATCCTGTCACTCCTTCCTTAAAATAAAAGATCCATATCAAATCATTccttttttctctaattttttttttctttttactttttctgtcaattttaattgaaaactacctcttttatttatttatttatttttctttattgtaGTTCAATACTTGCCGCCAACATATCTCCAATGTCTTCCATTATCTCTCAGATGGCCTCCTCTTCGTCATCATTTTCATCTTCAACACCTCGGTGGAAATATGATGTCTTTCTTAGTTTTAGAGGTGAGGACACCCGCACTAGTTTTACAGGCCATCTATATGTTGCTTTGAAACAAAGGGGCATAGTTACCTTTAGAGACGAGGAAAATCTTGAGATAGGAAAATCTATTTCACCAGAGCTCttgaaagcaataaaagaatCGAGATTTGCAATTGTCATTCTCTCAAGAAACTTTGCGTCATCAACATGGTGCTTGGATGAACTTACAAAGATAATTGGATGCTTGAAAGAGACAACCACGACTGTTTTGCCAATATTTTATGATGTGAACCCATCTGATGTACGAAAACAAACAGGCACCTTTGCCCAAGCCTTTTTTAAACATGAAGAACGTTTCAAGGACGATATAGAGAAAGTGCAAACATGGAAAGCTGCTTTAGAAGAAGTGGCAAATCTCAAAGGGTGGCACCTACAAGATAGGTAATCCAATTTGACATATTACTTGCTTTTAgatgttcaaacttcaaataaaTACTCTTCTTATCTTAAGCCTTGTTTTGAACTTTTAGTAAAGCAACATAGATGTTCacacttcatttttatttttacttgatCTAACTAATTTACattttgtatttctttcaaatttttcttgccccaagttatttactttttcttggTTTAACCAACTGCATTGGATGTCTACTTTCATTTTTGGTCCTATTTGTGCAAGGTACTCACTAGATATCATTCTCTCTTCATTGCAGGTCTGAGGCACAACTTATCCAAAATATTGTGGGGGAGTTATGGCAAAAATTGAGTAATGAATTCTTAGAAGATACTGAAGACCTAGTAGGAATAGAATCTCAAGTGAAGGAATTGGAGTCATGTTTGGCTATAGGGTCTGATAATGTTCGCATTATAGGGGTTTGGGGGATGGGGGGAATAGGTAAAACAACTCTTGCTAGAGTTGTTTTTCGTAGGGTTTCGAACAAGTTTGAAGGTTGTTGCTTTCTCCGTAATGTCAGGGAGGTTTGTGAAAAAGATGGTTTAATTCCATTGCAACAACAacttattagaaaaatattaaatgaaagTATGAGTATACAAGATGTTGATGAGGGAGTTTTCATGATCAAGAATAGATTACGTCATAAAAGAATTCTTATCGTTCTTGATGATATAAATCAATTAGACCAGTTGAAAAAGTTAGTTGGGAAGCAtaattggtttggttttggtagTAGAGTTATCATAACAACAAGGGACAAGCATTTACTACGTATACTTGAAGTAGATGAAATATTTGAAGCTGAAGGATTGAGTGATGATGAAGCTCTTCATCTTTTGAGTTTAAAAGCTTTTAAAAAAGGCCATCCTCCCAAAGATTATCTAGAGCTATCCAAAGATGTTGTACAATATACTAAAGGCCTTCCTTTAGCTATTGAGATTTtgggttcttttttgtttagtaGAAGCATCAATCAATGGAAAAGTACATTAATTCGGATTAAAGAGTTTCCCGAACGTGCAATTCTCCAAGCACTAAGAATAAGTTATGATGGACTACatgaaacagagaaaaaaatattcctatatattgcatttttctttaatcATAAGGAAAAAATTAGTGTAGTAGAGAAACTAGATTATTTTGGCCTTTACCCTGATGTTGGATTGGAGGTCCTAGTTGATAAAtctctcataaaaataaattacctTGAAGTGTGGATGCATGATTTATTACAAGACATGGccaagaaaataatttatgaagAGTGCCCTGAAGAGCCTGGAAAGCGTAGCATTTTGTGGTCATTTGAAGACATTAACAGTGTACTAACAAAAAATACGGTAAGAGGTTATATAGAAAACTTGAACATATACCCTATCATATTATTCAAAAAGTTCAATTTAGAGTAGCTTTGGTAATCATACATTTTGCAATTCTCTAATCCCTTTTGTTCATGATTATTAGGGAACAGAAGCAATTCAAGGCATAGTCCTAAAGTTGCCTAAATCAAAAGAGGCATATTGGAATCCTGAATCTTTTTCAAAGATGCATAATCTTAAACTGCTCATAATTAAAAACGTCCAGCTTCTCCATGAACCCAAACATCTTCCTATTGGCTTAAGATTTCTTGAGTGGATAGGGTACCCTTCAAAATCTTTTCCATTAAATTTCCAATCAAATGAGCTTGTTGAACTTTACATGTGTGGAAACTACATTGAACAACTTTGGAAAGGAGCAAAGGTAATTTAAGCATCTTGTacttatttaaattcaagttccaTTAAATTGTAGGGATTTGATGAAGctaattgttctttttttcttctttttggttgCTTTTAATAGTCTTTTGAGAAGTTGCAAATCATCCAAATGAATGGGTCTACAAACCTTAAAGAAACCCCTGATTTGCTCAGAGTCCCAAATCTTAAGGAAATGGTTCTTGAAGATTGTTTAAATTTACGTGAGATTCACCCTTCAACTTTGGTTCATAATAGGCTTACTCTTCTCAATCTACAAGGCTGTGTAAATGTCAAA contains:
- the LOC126725047 gene encoding TMV resistance protein N-like isoform X1; the protein is MSSIISQMASSSSSFSSSTPRWKYDVFLSFRGEDTRTSFTGHLYVALKQRGIVTFRDEENLEIGKSISPELLKAIKESRFAIVILSRNFASSTWCLDELTKIIGCLKETTTTVLPIFYDVNPSDVRKQTGTFAQAFFKHEERFKDDIEKVQTWKAALEEVANLKGWHLQDRSEAQLIQNIVGELWQKLSNEFLEDTEDLVGIESQVKELESCLAIGSDNVRIIGVWGMGGIGKTTLARVVFRRVSNKFEGCCFLRNVREVCEKDGLIPLQQQLIRKILNESMSIQDVDEGVFMIKNRLRHKRILIVLDDINQLDQLKKLVGKHNWFGFGSRVIITTRDKHLLRILEVDEIFEAEGLSDDEALHLLSLKAFKKGHPPKDYLELSKDVVQYTKGLPLAIEILGSFLFSRSINQWKSTLIRIKEFPERAILQALRISYDGLHETEKKIFLYIAFFFNHKEKISVVEKLDYFGLYPDVGLEVLVDKSLIKINYLEVWMHDLLQDMAKKIIYEECPEEPGKRSILWSFEDINSVLTKNTGTEAIQGIVLKLPKSKEAYWNPESFSKMHNLKLLIIKNVQLLHEPKHLPIGLRFLEWIGYPSKSFPLNFQSNELVELYMCGNYIEQLWKGAKSFEKLQIIQMNGSTNLKETPDLLRVPNLKEMVLEDCLNLREIHPSTLVHNRLTLLNLQGCVNVKTLPSKFEMESLEVLILSGCSKLKRIPEFGENMQRVLKLYLGGTTVTKLPTSIGHLTSLVLLNVRDCKSLTCLPSSIFNLKLLKDLNISGCSKLERLPENVGNVESVEELDVSGTAIREVPSSIGLLKNLKVLSFNGCKGLSSFNSTSWYDLPPFSSRPKIADPVGLSSLSGLCSLTELKLQDCNLRAIPDDIGCLFSLEEIHLSGNSFVCLPDSISQLRKLERMYLKNCTSLRSLPNLPVDIIEIWGDGCTSLETVIDLQKPNSFCKGEFYLSNCCKLADNQDFIDIFLAVIRKHHQGLSRHGRYDDASFNWRYDMIIPGSVIPKWFIHQSIGAKVNIKKPSSHLRDGCIGIAICIVFSSLFIALPSCKFIANGKVMFSIKGPPGVRDDLLSDHIWLFYVLPQYYKEEDIKLLNECEANELIQIGIKIEINDSSLKVKKCGFRIVYKKDIEDLNQTMAQNSNTCIIPYEDLDVKRAKQICDDYHGAGPNGDGSSNDVPHGNSDSEEYFECGEEISD
- the LOC126725047 gene encoding disease resistance protein RUN1-like isoform X2, which gives rise to MSSIISQMASSSSSFSSSTPRWKYDVFLSFRGEDTRTSFTGHLYVALKQRGIVTFRDEENLEIGKSISPELLKAIKESRFAIVILSRNFASSTWCLDELTKIIGCLKETTTTVLPIFYDVNPSDVRKQTGTFAQAFFKHEERFKDDIEKVQTWKAALEEVANLKGWHLQDRSEAQLIQNIVGELWQKLSNEFLEDTEDLVGIESQVKELESCLAIGSDNVRIIGVWGMGGIGKTTLARVVFRRVSNKFEGCCFLRNVREVCEKDGLIPLQQQLIRKILNESMSIQDVDEGVFMIKNRLRHKRILIVLDDINQLDQLKKLVGKHNWFGFGSRVIITTRDKHLLRILEVDEIFEAEGLSDDEALHLLSLKAFKKGHPPKDYLELSKDVVQYTKGLPLAIEILGSFLFSRSINQWKSTLIRIKEFPERAILQALRISYDGLHETEKKIFLYIAFFFNHKEKISVVEKLDYFGLYPDVGLEVLVDKSLIKINYLEVWMHDLLQDMAKKIIYEECPEEPGKRSILWSFEDINSVLTKNTGTEAIQGIVLKLPKSKEAYWNPESFSKMHNLKLLIIKNVQLLHEPKHLPIGLRFLEWIGYPSKSFPLNFQSNELVELYMCGNYIEQLWKGAKSFEKLQIIQMNGSTNLKETPDLLRVPNLKEMVLEDCLNLREIHPSTLVHNRLTLLNLQGCVNVKTLPSKFEMESLEVLILSGCSKLKRIPEFGENMQRVLKLYLGGTTVTKLPTSIGHLTSLVLLNVRDCKSLTCLPSSIFNLKLLKDLNISGCSKLERLPENVGNVESVEELDVSGTAIREVPSSIGLLKNLKVLSFNGCKGLSSFNSTSWYDLPPFSSRPKIADPVGLSSLSGLCSLTELKLQDCNLRAIPDDIGCLFSLEEIHLSGNSFVCLPDSISQLRKLERMYLKNCTSLRSLPNLPVDIIEIWGDGCTSLETVIDLQKPNSFCKGEFYLSNCCKLADNQDFIDIFLAVIRKHHQVLSSR